A genomic stretch from Dama dama isolate Ldn47 chromosome 10, ASM3311817v1, whole genome shotgun sequence includes:
- the LOC133063236 gene encoding beta/gamma crystallin domain-containing protein 1-like produces MLPESEAALPVRAQSEDNRKPLKAESTATNFPDYRSYLETPQRPSQSVVNGQGSPASLLNISAGSDDSVFDSSPDMEKFTEIIKKMDSTVCMPQKKKKPRLPSFPAPHFAMWPIQEDSLEKVFDPSVFTFGLGKKNEGQLEMSAASHLMQNLDTKSKLGPKRSSTEQSVLFKSLQTHTNGKGEPPAAPEVNDKENKDVPNGGVKRSRLEKSVLFSTLLSSLPQDKIFSPSVTSVNTMTTSFSTAHSSFSRPSMLQPVAESAPSCGSEKEQPSLPASNLKLFNFNSSDTSHSGLKSLSPMEKCLQKEETKKDLDQRSNLPTPGTKFSEFSKLETNGDRSNHTESVLKLNLPSYGSGDTDFTGLFKASRFDPSISFSGMALSDTTTLRGSVQNKINLQPGKVVIYSEPSVSEACIEVFSDVEDCSSWTLSPVIQVKVI; encoded by the coding sequence ATGCTGCCTGAATCAGAAGCAGCTCTGCCTGTCCGGGCTCAAAGTGAGGACAACAGAAAACCCCTGAAGGCTGAATCCACCGCCACCAACTTCCCTGACTACAGAAGCTATTTAGAAACCCCTCAAAGACCCAGTCAGAGTGTTGTGAATGGCCAGGGCAGTCCTGCCAGTCTTTTGAACATCTCTGCTGGTAGTGATGATAGTGTATTCGATTCTTCTCCTGACATGGAAAAATTCACTGAGATTATAAAAAAGATGGACAGCACCGTGTGTATgccccagaagaaaaagaagcccAGGCTGCCAAGCTTCCCCGCCCCTCACTTTGCCATGTGGCCTATTCAAGAGGACAGTTTAGAAAAGGTGTTTGATCCCAGCGTGTTTACCTTTGGTTTGGGGAAGAAAAATGAAGGCCAGTTGGAAATGTCAGCAGCTTCACATTTGATGCAGAATCTTGACACCAAATCCAAATTGGGGCCCAAACGTTCATCCACTGAACAGAGTGTCCTTTTCAAGTCCTTGCAGACTCACACTAATGGGAAAGGCGAGCCCCCGGCAGCTCCAGAAGTCAATGACAAAGAGAACAAGGATGTCCCAAATGGTGGAGTCAAGAGATCAAGGCTAGAAAAAAGTGTGCTTTTCTCAACCTTGTTATCTTCTCTACCACAAGACAAAATCTTTTCTCCCTCTGTAACGTCAGTCAATACCATGACCACATCTTTCAGTACAGCTCATAGTTCTTTTTCTCGACCTTCCATGCTGCAGCCCGTGGCTGAGAGTGCCCCATCCTGTGGTTCAGAGAAAGAACAACCAAGTCTGCCAGCCAGTAACTTAAAGCTCTTCAATTTCAACTCATCAGATACGTCTCATTCGGGATTGAAAAGTCTGAGCCCCATGGAAAAGTGCCTGCAAAAAGAGGAAACCAAAAAGGATCTGGATCAGCGAAGCAACCTTCCCACGCCAGGAACTAAATTTTCTGAGTTTTCAAAACTGGAGACCAACGGTGATAGGTCTAATCATACTGAAAGTGTTCTTAAATTGAACTTGCCGAGCTATGGAAGCGGTGACACAGACTTCACTGGTCTCTTCAAAGCCAGCCGGTTTGACccaagcatttctttttctggaatggCATTATCAGATACAACAACACTTAGAGGGAGCGtccagaataaaatcaatctccaACCTGGAAAAGTAGTAATATACAGCGAGCCCAGCGTCTCAGAGGCGTGTATTGAAGTGTTCAGCGACGTG